A single region of the Lepus europaeus isolate LE1 chromosome 1, mLepTim1.pri, whole genome shotgun sequence genome encodes:
- the PROC gene encoding vitamin K-dependent protein C, with translation MAVGGRTCGFSRAHPCASNSRMWQLAGLLLFVATWGTSGTPAPPDSVFASREHAHHVLRIHKRANSFLEELRPSSLERECVEEVCDFEEAKEIFQSVDDTLVFWYTYVDGDQCAALPSEHPCSSQCCGHGTCADSIGGFSCQCHGGWEGSFCQYEVRFSNCSVDNGGCAHYCLEEETGRSCSCAPGYELADDHLQCEPAVRFPCGRLGWKRIEKKRGNVKRDLEQVDEMDQVDPRLIDGKLTRRGDSPWQVILLDSKKKLACGAVLIHASWVLTAAHCMEEPKKLFVRLGEYDLRRKERWELDLNIQEVLIHPNYSRSTTDNDIALLRLAQPATLSQTIVPICLPDNGLAERELMQAGQETVVTGWGYHSSREKEAKRNRTFILNFITVPVAPHNECVQVMSNTISENMLCAGILGDRRDACDGDSGGPMVASFRGTWFLVGLVSWGEGCGDLNNYGVYTKVSRYLDWIHSHIEEKEAAPESPAP, from the exons ATGGCGGTAGGAGGACGAACCTGCGGTTTCTCCAGGGCCCACCCCT GTGCCAGCAACTCCAGAATGTGGCAGCTTGCAGGCCTCTTGCTGTTCGTGGCCACCTGGGGGACTTCTGGAACTCCAGCTCCTCCTG ACTCCGTGTTTGCGAGCCGCGAGCATGCCCACCACGTGCTGCGCATCCACAAGCGTGCCAACTCCTTCCTGGAGGAGCTGCGGCCCAGCAGCCTGGAGCGGGAGTGCGTGGAGGAGGTCTGCGACTTCGAGGAGGCCAAGGAGATTTTCCAGAGTGTGGACGACACG CTGGTCTTCTGGTACACGTACGTCG ACGGTGACCAGTGCGCGGCTCTGCCCTCTGAGCACCCGTGCTCCAGCCAGTGCTGCGGCCATGGCACCTGCGCCGACAGCATCGGCGGTTTCAGCTGCCAATGCCACGGCGGCTGGGAGGGCAGCTTCTGCCAGTACG AGGTTCGCTTCTCCAACTGCTCGGTGGACAATGGCGGCTGCGCGCACTACTGCCTGGAGGAAGAGACCGGGCGCAGCTGCAGCTGCGCCCCGGGCTACGAGCTGGCGGACGACCACCTGCAATGCGAGCCGGCAG TGAGATTCCCTTGCGGGAGGCTGGGCTGGAAGAGAATCGAGAAGAAACGCGGTAACGTCAAGCGCGATCTAGAACAAGTCGACGAGATGGACCAAGTGGATCCGCGGCTTATTGATGGGAAGCTGACCAGGCGGGGAGACAGCCCCTGGCAG GTCATCTTGTTGGACTCCAAAAAGAAGCTGGCCTGTGGAGCAGTGCTCATCCACGCATCCTGGGTGCTGACCGCGGCCCACTGCATGGAGGAACCCAAGAAGCTCTTCGTCAGGCTAG GTGAGTATGACCTGCGGCGCAAGGAGAGGTGGGAGCTGGACCTGAACATCCAGGAGGTCCTCATCCACCCCAACTACAGTCGGAGTACCACAGACAACGACATCGCGCTGctgcgcctggcccagcccgccaCCCTCTCGCAGACCATCGTACCCATCTGCCTCCCGGACAACGGCCTCGCCGAGCGAGAGCTCATGCAGGCCGGCCAGGAGACCGTGGTGACGGGCTGGGGCTACCACAGCAGCCGAGAGAAAGAGGCCAAGAGGAACCGCACCTTCATCCTCAACTTCATCACCGTCCCAGTGGCCCCGCACAACGAGTGCGTGCAGGTCATGAGCAACACCATCTCCGAGAACATGCTGTGCGCGGGTATCCTCGGGGACCGGCGCGACGCCTGCGACGGCGACAGCGGGGGGCCCATGGTCGCCTCCTTCCGAGGCACCTGGTTCTTGGTGGGGCTGGTGAGCTGGGGCGAGGGCTGCGGGGACCTCAACAACTACGGCGTTTACACCAAAGTCAGCCGTTACCTCGACTGGATCCACAGCCACATCGAGGAAAAGGAGGCGGCGCCCGAGAGCCCGGCCCCTTAG